The Lasioglossum baleicum chromosome 3, iyLasBale1, whole genome shotgun sequence region AAACAAGAAGAGCACTTAAATATAAACTTCTAAATTCAATAATCTTCAATAATCTATACTCATCTAAATTCAATCTTCTCCCTTAAGTATGATTACGATAGAGCGTAATCATAAATAATCTCGTATTTTCACATTTATTTACATCGtacttaataaaattattatttaagggaaagatgaaattctccgACTGTGTTTGTCACCACTTTACTCTACCATTATCTCGATGCTTAAATTAAACTGTCCATAGCTTGACAAGTGTGCAGTGTTGATACAAACTCGAGCACAATTTGCTAACTTATTCGTGCTAGCTTTTCATAAATACTCGATAAAGTCCCCTAAACAAGTTGATCAGGAAGAACTAACGTCTTATAGACAAAGTCTAAAAACTCCATATGAAAATTTCTTGCagtatattaaattaaaatcgaaGTATCAATGGGAAGGGCTTATTTACACATTAtctaatcaaataattatttaaagggAAGATGAAATTCTCTGACCGTTTTTGACAGGTTTTCGAGTCGTTTCCCTCGAGTGCATCGCAGAGACGCGCGCATCGCAACGAAACAGACACCCTGCTCCTGCATCGAGCCTCCCCGACCTCGTTCCGCACCCTCCATTGCGATTCTCCGACGCTTCCTTTCTTCCTCTACACATCTATCGCAGACCGTGCTAACGAAGAACGTACTTGTTTCCTAATGAGGTGACTCCTCGAGGCTCTCGTTCGCTCTTCGTCCTATCCCGATTTCCAAatcgtcatcgtcatcatcGCCATCACCAAGAGAAACCGACACCGAAGAGCAAAACTGTAAAGAGCCCCGATGTTCTCGATGCATGATGGGtacgtatataatatataaaagtagaaaatttggCGGCAGTTATTATAGAGATCGTGAAACGCTTCAAACGCGGTGAAAAAGGAAATGGGCCCTGGTTCCGTGTGTGAGAATTGGCATCGTCGTCgcccgtgtgtgtgtgtgtgtgtccgaACGCACACACGGTGTTCGTCTCTTCGACTTTTGGTCTACGCGCTTCCTGGCGAGAATTCTCGGTTCATCGAGTACACGATCGGTATTGTATACCCGCCGGTCCTGGCGTTCCTCGTTTCACTCGCCGATCAAGGAAGCAACGTGTCAAGCTGCTTTAAGCAAGGAGAACAACCGAGAACCAAACCTTATCGAACTGCTTTGTTCCAACAAACAGAGAAAAACAAAAGGACTCCTGGCGGTCCTGTGCGGCATCGGGAGGACGCTAAGTACACAGGGTCCCATCAGCAACGAACCACGTTGCGGAAAGAAGATAGGATCCTCGGAGGATACACCTTGGTCTCTTTCGCTAGCCAATCGAGTTCTCTGTTCTCTCGACGAACCTCCGACCGATCAGCTTCGTTGTCGAGAGCCTGTCTACCTACCGCGGTCCTGATCGACGGAAAATCATGGATCAATTCGAACAGAGGGACCCGTTGGAATGTTCGAACGGTGATCCCTATCCGGTCGGGATTGTTGTACTCGCAATCGCTCCGAGCCGTGGATCCCGACGAAGGACGCTCGATCATCCAGTGTCTGTTTTACTCGAGGCGCGCCTTGTAGCTGGTCTTCCATATTTCCGCGAACGTGACCGCGCTGTGGAACCTGTGGAAGATGCAGAGTGGCAGGGTGACCCTCTGCACGATGGCCCAGGCAAGGAACCCGTAGAAGTCGAGCTGGACCGGGTTCGCCATCACCTTCTGCGACTCGAACGTGTAGATCACCCACATGGTCAGGTTGCAGATCAGCAAGAAGGTGACCACCTGCCGTCCAGGCTTGCTGCGGTCGTGCTCCGGCAGGTGGACCCTCCTGCGAGACACGTCCGCAATGAACAGCATCTGCAGGATCACGTGGGCCACGGACAACAGACCCGTCAGCATCACCAGTAGGTTAGGCTCGTGCGTGAACGCTGCCAACGATCCAGCGATCACGCTGAACACAGCGTAGATGAACAGTCCGAATCCAGAGACGCGAAGCAAGATGTCGTTCAGGTCGCTCTGCTCCTCTGCCTTGAACTTCAGGCTCTGCACGCGGATGAAGCCCACGATTATGGCGATGATCGAGAGCACCATCAGCACGCAGTGCGACACGTCCGCCAGGTATATCGCGATCAGACCGAAGTCTGGGTGGTGGATCAGCACGAAGAAGAGAATCAAGCAGATCAGAGAACCGACCAGCAGCAGCAGGCCGAAGAATAGTCCTTTGCTTGCTCCTACACAGTCCACCCTTGTGTGACCTAGTATTACGCGTTCAGAGGAGGTTTTAGTGGGAGGTCTCGATCTAATGCGGACGGGGCTATCTCTCGGAGGGAGATCCCGCGCGGTTCGCTCGTAGCCCCGATTGGTGTGCAGGGGAGTGATCGGATGGAATGGGGCGAGGCGGTATCGGAAATTGCTGTACTCGATCGCACTATTCGCTATCTTCAGTCAGTTGGTATTTCTTCTAGATTTTGATCATTTGTTTCAAGTTTGGAACGATGTTTTATCAGATTAAAGCTGGAAGATTGTAGTCCAATTGAAAAATTTCCAATCTCCAATTGAAAAATGAGTTGCGTACGTTTTAAATTACAGTGACACACTCAAATTCTAAGTAGACTGTACCTGAACTCAGGCGATAAATTGAATCCCCAAAttgtaatgaaaaaataaattaatgacGTCTTCTACTAGACAGTTTACAACTTTCGAGGACACCGATTGAAGCTTGAAGTATATAATTTGAGCCACGGTTATCATCAAACAACTGTCGTGTTATACATCTACAGCAATTTTCGATACAACTCGCGTTTACTAAGAGACTCGGGGTACTACAGGATCGACGTGCACTAAACGATGATAAACTACAGACAGGGACCAGCAATTACCTGCATGAGCCAAAGCGACGGCTCTCCGAGAGAGCATAGCCTCCAGGCGACGCTCAAGATCAGCCTCCACCTGGTGAGGCCAACGAGGATGCCGACCAATATGTTTCCACATCACATAAATCACCGCAGCTCCGATCAGGCTGTACTCGATTATGAAGGGGAACAAGTAAGGTTCTGCGTCTTGGACGATGGTTCCCATTATGTTCACGCGGCCGCATGAGTTTGAAGCGATCTCTTCGTCTGTCAACGCCTCCGCGAAGATACCAAAGTTAGGGCTCCAGTATTCGCTGCTGTTTGTGTGATTGTTCATGTCGAAGATCTGGTGCACCTGAAAGAGAATATATTTCTTAGAAATTCAACGAACCATTCCTATTCATGTTGTTTGGGAGCATAGAAACATAGTAGCCACCCTCGTCGTTCCAGTACATTCAAGTACAACCCACCCGAAGTGCAAAAAATGGTCAGACTGGCAGACTTGGACCTCCGCCAACGAAAAAGCGAATATTCAATATGTAGAGACACGTGTCCCTCACCTGTTCTTTGCTGTCAGCCTGTGGTACATTAAACATATCCATCACGAGAGAGGAAAAGGTAGTTGAAGGGGTAGTGGTGgtcgtggtggtggtggtggtgctgGGAGTGGTAGTTGTGGTAGTAGTCGTGGTCCTCTCTTCGGTGGTGGTTTTCGGCGTGAGGGTTGTCAGGAGAGTGGACAAGGTAGTGGCAGCGGTGGTCGTCAAATTAGGTAGGGGTGCGGAGGTGGAGGCCATCATCGTAGGTGGAGGGTTCCATCCTGTCGTGGTGGTTGTCGTCGGTGTTGTCACAGCCCTGGCGACCGCCCGAGCTGTCGTTCTCATCACACGACCGAATGGAGCAACGGTCGTGCTGGCGACCGTCGATGCAGCTGAAGTCGACGCCCTGGTGGCGGTCAATGAAGCTTCGCGCAAAAATGCAACGTCTCTGGGTGCAGTGCCCAGAATTGCGCCTGCATTTCGCATCGAATGCTGCTTGATGCTCTCTGGAAATTGTTAGGATTTAAATTAAACATTAGTGGAGTTATTTTTACTCTATACGATATCTCTAAAAATTCTGAAacatgtttgtatttatttgttTGCATCTAAATATTTTAACTCTTTTCAGGATTTTGTATCTTGATCTTCAGTTTATAAGTACAGAATACTTTTGGAGCTTTTAGTACTAACCAAGGATGCCGGCTTCGAATTGTCCTATTTTCTGATGATGCTTGGTGATTTCTTTGATGCTCTCGAGCACGAGCGTGCGGATCCAGACGCACAAGTTGGTGGCGACGACATGCATCAGACCAAAACGCGCGATCACTTTGAAGCGGTGGATGTTCAGCTGGGAAAACGAACGGTCAGATGTTTAAGAACCTTTCCCGTTTCGAGCGAGTGGTTGCTATCCTCAGGGGTCAAGTACCTACCCTAGAGTTCATGAAGATGAAatacatttgcatgaaagtgAAGATCATTTGGAGTAGCGGGTTGACGCCCTGGAGGATCTGATAGCACGGTGACGTGGGCGGCACCTCGAAGAAGGTGCCGAACTCCAGACCATTGTACACCATGGTCCCCAATCCGAAAGCTGATGGGCACAAGAACAAAAATTTGAAACTC contains the following coding sequences:
- the Otopla gene encoding proton channel otopetrin-like a isoform X11, with amino-acid sequence MESAMVGGGDCKVATVEVEAAAADNTATLPVTRPLNPQSSSPNAQDNAEKNNAANKEMELKNVRSTPAKKTSLFIIMSFIYAKLLVVVCIAYVISEVVTHKLPLYYYEGFFTYLYGVSILFLLYVFCFLLQESAWCARGSDTPPPPPRPPKPIKEPKEKNKKKDKKDKEQKTPKTKKEYQDAADVEAGVATRALRKRKTSQNDQSHGSFFLRIGAIAFGLGTMVYNGLEFGTFFEVPPTSPCYQILQGVNPLLQMIFTFMQMYFIFMNSRLNIHRFKVIARFGLMHVVATNLCVWIRTLVLESIKEITKHHQKIGQFEAGILESIKQHSMRNAGAILGTAPRDVAFLREASLTATRASTSAASTVASTTVAPFGRVMRTTARAVARAVTTPTTTTTTGWNPPPTMMASTSAPLPNLTTTAATTLSTLLTTLTPKTTTEERTTTTTTTTTPSTTTTTTTTTTPSTTFSSLVMDMFNVPQADSKEQVHQIFDMNNHTNSSEYWSPNFGIFAEALTDEEIASNSCGRVNIMGTIVQDAEPYLFPFIIEYSLIGAAVIYVMWKHIGRHPRWPHQVEADLERRLEAMLSRRAVALAHAGHTRVDCVGASKGLFFGLLLLVGSLICLILFFVLIHHPDFGLIAIYLADVSHCVLMVLSIIAIIVGFIRVQSLKFKAEEQSDLNDILLRVSGFGLFIYAVFSVIAGSLAAFTHEPNLLVMLTGLLSVAHVILQMLFIADVSRRRVHLPEHDRSKPGRQVVTFLLICNLTMWVIYTFESQKVMANPVQLDFYGFLAWAIVQRVTLPLCIFHRFHSAVTFAEIWKTSYKARLE
- the Otopla gene encoding proton channel otopetrin-like a isoform X8, with the protein product MHASMHPPCTPNATHIRAACYVPGLPVLILEHALDRRRADRSKIHKSEEMQRCPYLHEMTQRFYLQRTPTDAQDMERLDGTPVKEPNLHNDYPAHTNPGVIPDPPEMPPDSLIGTVVKLNSDGYGSHTSPAHARQPLVPQNANNPPLCLTPTHTSPVSGTLPKNAKTSLFIIMSFIYAKLLVVVCIAYVISEVVTHKLPLYYYEGFFTYLYGVSILFLLYVFCFLLQESAWCARGSDTPPPPPRPPKPIKEPKEKNKKKDKKDKEQKTPKTKKEYQAILIQDAADVEAGVATRALRKRKTSQNDQSHGSFFLRIGAIAFGLGTMVYNGLEFGTFFEVPPTSPCYQILQGVNPLLQMIFTFMQMYFIFMNSRLNIHRFKVIARFGLMHVVATNLCVWIRTLVLESIKEITKHHQKIGQFEAGILESIKQHSMRNAGAILGTAPRDVAFLREASLTATRASTSAASTVASTTVAPFGRVMRTTARAVARAVTTPTTTTTTGWNPPPTMMASTSAPLPNLTTTAATTLSTLLTTLTPKTTTEERTTTTTTTTTPSTTTTTTTTTTPSTTFSSLVMDMFNVPQADSKEQVHQIFDMNNHTNSSEYWSPNFGIFAEALTDEEIASNSCGRVNIMGTIVQDAEPYLFPFIIEYSLIGAAVIYVMWKHIGRHPRWPHQVEADLERRLEAMLSRRAVALAHAGHTRVDCVGASKGLFFGLLLLVGSLICLILFFVLIHHPDFGLIAIYLADVSHCVLMVLSIIAIIVGFIRVQSLKFKAEEQSDLNDILLRVSGFGLFIYAVFSVIAGSLAAFTHEPNLLVMLTGLLSVAHVILQMLFIADVSRRRVHLPEHDRSKPGRQVVTFLLICNLTMWVIYTFESQKVMANPVQLDFYGFLAWAIVQRVTLPLCIFHRFHSAVTFAEIWKTSYKARLE
- the Otopla gene encoding proton channel otopetrin-like a isoform X10 yields the protein MESAMVGGGDCKVATVEVEAAAADNTATLPVTRPLNPQSSSPNAQDNAEKNNAANKEMELKNVRSTPAKKTSLFIIMSFIYAKLLVVVCIAYVISEVVTHKLPLYYYEGFFTYLYGVSILFLLYVFCFLLQESAWCARGSDTPPPPPRPPKPIKEPKEKNKKKDKKDKEQKTPKTKKEYQAILIQDAADVEAGVATRALRKRKTSQNDQSHGSFFLRIGAIAFGLGTMVYNGLEFGTFFEVPPTSPCYQILQGVNPLLQMIFTFMQMYFIFMNSRLNIHRFKVIARFGLMHVVATNLCVWIRTLVLESIKEITKHHQKIGQFEAGILESIKQHSMRNAGAILGTAPRDVAFLREASLTATRASTSAASTVASTTVAPFGRVMRTTARAVARAVTTPTTTTTTGWNPPPTMMASTSAPLPNLTTTAATTLSTLLTTLTPKTTTEERTTTTTTTTTPSTTTTTTTTTTPSTTFSSLVMDMFNVPQADSKEQVHQIFDMNNHTNSSEYWSPNFGIFAEALTDEEIASNSCGRVNIMGTIVQDAEPYLFPFIIEYSLIGAAVIYVMWKHIGRHPRWPHQVEADLERRLEAMLSRRAVALAHAGHTRVDCVGASKGLFFGLLLLVGSLICLILFFVLIHHPDFGLIAIYLADVSHCVLMVLSIIAIIVGFIRVQSLKFKAEEQSDLNDILLRVSGFGLFIYAVFSVIAGSLAAFTHEPNLLVMLTGLLSVAHVILQMLFIADVSRRRVHLPEHDRSKPGRQVVTFLLICNLTMWVIYTFESQKVMANPVQLDFYGFLAWAIVQRVTLPLCIFHRFHSAVTFAEIWKTSYKARLE
- the Otopla gene encoding proton channel otopetrin-like a isoform X12, with the protein product MEVEIVPFMENNANGGGNVMRRGSRVQILRKSRTSLFIIMSFIYAKLLVVVCIAYVISEVVTHKLPLYYYEGFFTYLYGVSILFLLYVFCFLLQESAWCARGSDTPPPPPRPPKPIKEPKEKNKKKDKKDKEQKTPKTKKEYQAILIQDAADVEAGVATRALRKRKTSQNDQSHGSFFLRIGAIAFGLGTMVYNGLEFGTFFEVPPTSPCYQILQGVNPLLQMIFTFMQMYFIFMNSRLNIHRFKVIARFGLMHVVATNLCVWIRTLVLESIKEITKHHQKIGQFEAGILESIKQHSMRNAGAILGTAPRDVAFLREASLTATRASTSAASTVASTTVAPFGRVMRTTARAVARAVTTPTTTTTTGWNPPPTMMASTSAPLPNLTTTAATTLSTLLTTLTPKTTTEERTTTTTTTTTPSTTTTTTTTTTPSTTFSSLVMDMFNVPQADSKEQVHQIFDMNNHTNSSEYWSPNFGIFAEALTDEEIASNSCGRVNIMGTIVQDAEPYLFPFIIEYSLIGAAVIYVMWKHIGRHPRWPHQVEADLERRLEAMLSRRAVALAHAGHTRVDCVGASKGLFFGLLLLVGSLICLILFFVLIHHPDFGLIAIYLADVSHCVLMVLSIIAIIVGFIRVQSLKFKAEEQSDLNDILLRVSGFGLFIYAVFSVIAGSLAAFTHEPNLLVMLTGLLSVAHVILQMLFIADVSRRRVHLPEHDRSKPGRQVVTFLLICNLTMWVIYTFESQKVMANPVQLDFYGFLAWAIVQRVTLPLCIFHRFHSAVTFAEIWKTSYKARLE
- the Otopla gene encoding proton channel otopetrin-like a isoform X5, which produces MERQLAVSTATPRRHPDSRSDRSVIAEQTTCQQVRVRILYQPLSHTDRSKIHKSEEMQRCPYLHEMTQRFYLQRTPTDAQDMERLDGTPVKEPNLHNDYPAHTNPGVIPDPPEMPPDSLIGTVVKLNSDGYGSHTSPAHARQPLVPQNANNPPLCLTPTHTSPVSGTLPKNAKTSLFIIMSFIYAKLLVVVCIAYVISEVVTHKLPLYYYEGFFTYLYGVSILFLLYVFCFLLQESAWCARGSDTPPPPPRPPKPIKEPKEKNKKKDKKDKEQKTPKTKKEYQAILIQDAADVEAGVATRALRKRKTSQNDQSHGSFFLRIGAIAFGLGTMVYNGLEFGTFFEVPPTSPCYQILQGVNPLLQMIFTFMQMYFIFMNSRLNIHRFKVIARFGLMHVVATNLCVWIRTLVLESIKEITKHHQKIGQFEAGILESIKQHSMRNAGAILGTAPRDVAFLREASLTATRASTSAASTVASTTVAPFGRVMRTTARAVARAVTTPTTTTTTGWNPPPTMMASTSAPLPNLTTTAATTLSTLLTTLTPKTTTEERTTTTTTTTTPSTTTTTTTTTTPSTTFSSLVMDMFNVPQADSKEQVHQIFDMNNHTNSSEYWSPNFGIFAEALTDEEIASNSCGRVNIMGTIVQDAEPYLFPFIIEYSLIGAAVIYVMWKHIGRHPRWPHQVEADLERRLEAMLSRRAVALAHAGHTRVDCVGASKGLFFGLLLLVGSLICLILFFVLIHHPDFGLIAIYLADVSHCVLMVLSIIAIIVGFIRVQSLKFKAEEQSDLNDILLRVSGFGLFIYAVFSVIAGSLAAFTHEPNLLVMLTGLLSVAHVILQMLFIADVSRRRVHLPEHDRSKPGRQVVTFLLICNLTMWVIYTFESQKVMANPVQLDFYGFLAWAIVQRVTLPLCIFHRFHSAVTFAEIWKTSYKARLE
- the Otopla gene encoding proton channel otopetrin-like a isoform X3; this encodes MERQLAVSTATPRRHPDSRSDRSVIAEQTTCQQVRVRILYQPLSHTADRSKIHKSEEMQRCPYLHEMTQRFYLQRTPTDAQDMERLDGTPVKEPNLHNDYPAHTNPGVIPDPPEMPPDSLIGTVVKLNSDGYGSHTSPAHARQPLVPQNANNPPLCLTPTHTSPVSGTLPKNAKTSLFIIMSFIYAKLLVVVCIAYVISEVVTHKLPLYYYEGFFTYLYGVSILFLLYVFCFLLQESAWCARGSDTPPPPPRPPKPIKEPKEKNKKKDKKDKEQKTPKTKKEYQAILIQDAADVEAGVATRALRKRKTSQNDQSHGSFFLRIGAIAFGLGTMVYNGLEFGTFFEVPPTSPCYQILQGVNPLLQMIFTFMQMYFIFMNSRLNIHRFKVIARFGLMHVVATNLCVWIRTLVLESIKEITKHHQKIGQFEAGILESIKQHSMRNAGAILGTAPRDVAFLREASLTATRASTSAASTVASTTVAPFGRVMRTTARAVARAVTTPTTTTTTGWNPPPTMMASTSAPLPNLTTTAATTLSTLLTTLTPKTTTEERTTTTTTTTTPSTTTTTTTTTTPSTTFSSLVMDMFNVPQADSKEQVHQIFDMNNHTNSSEYWSPNFGIFAEALTDEEIASNSCGRVNIMGTIVQDAEPYLFPFIIEYSLIGAAVIYVMWKHIGRHPRWPHQVEADLERRLEAMLSRRAVALAHAGHTRVDCVGASKGLFFGLLLLVGSLICLILFFVLIHHPDFGLIAIYLADVSHCVLMVLSIIAIIVGFIRVQSLKFKAEEQSDLNDILLRVSGFGLFIYAVFSVIAGSLAAFTHEPNLLVMLTGLLSVAHVILQMLFIADVSRRRVHLPEHDRSKPGRQVVTFLLICNLTMWVIYTFESQKVMANPVQLDFYGFLAWAIVQRVTLPLCIFHRFHSAVTFAEIWKTSYKARLE
- the Otopla gene encoding proton channel otopetrin-like a isoform X9, with translation MQRCPYLHEMTQRFYLQRTPTDAQDMERLDGTPVKEPNLHNDYPAHTNPGVIPDPPEMPPDSLIGTVVKLNSDGYGSHTSPAHARQPLVPQNANNPPLCLTPTHTSPVSGTLPKNAKTSLFIIMSFIYAKLLVVVCIAYVISEVVTHKLPLYYYEGFFTYLYGVSILFLLYVFCFLLQESAWCARGSDTPPPPPRPPKPIKEPKEKNKKKDKKDKEQKTPKTKKEYQAILIQDAADVEAGVATRALRKRKTSQNDQSHGSFFLRIGAIAFGLGTMVYNGLEFGTFFEVPPTSPCYQILQGVNPLLQMIFTFMQMYFIFMNSRLNIHRFKVIARFGLMHVVATNLCVWIRTLVLESIKEITKHHQKIGQFEAGILESIKQHSMRNAGAILGTAPRDVAFLREASLTATRASTSAASTVASTTVAPFGRVMRTTARAVARAVTTPTTTTTTGWNPPPTMMASTSAPLPNLTTTAATTLSTLLTTLTPKTTTEERTTTTTTTTTPSTTTTTTTTTTPSTTFSSLVMDMFNVPQADSKEQVHQIFDMNNHTNSSEYWSPNFGIFAEALTDEEIASNSCGRVNIMGTIVQDAEPYLFPFIIEYSLIGAAVIYVMWKHIGRHPRWPHQVEADLERRLEAMLSRRAVALAHAGHTRVDCVGASKGLFFGLLLLVGSLICLILFFVLIHHPDFGLIAIYLADVSHCVLMVLSIIAIIVGFIRVQSLKFKAEEQSDLNDILLRVSGFGLFIYAVFSVIAGSLAAFTHEPNLLVMLTGLLSVAHVILQMLFIADVSRRRVHLPEHDRSKPGRQVVTFLLICNLTMWVIYTFESQKVMANPVQLDFYGFLAWAIVQRVTLPLCIFHRFHSAVTFAEIWKTSYKARLE
- the Otopla gene encoding proton channel otopetrin-like a isoform X1; its protein translation is MGREREQRGSRGSRLPLEPVSIRSRLRRHSSDQSKIGLTVRDLLQMDDAMSTDRSKIHKSEEMQRCPYLHEMTQRFYLQRTPTDAQDMERLDGTPVKEPNLHNDYPAHTNPGVIPDPPEMPPDSLIGTVVKLNSDGYGSHTSPAHARQPLVPQNANNPPLCLTPTHTSPVSGTLPKNAKTSLFIIMSFIYAKLLVVVCIAYVISEVVTHKLPLYYYEGFFTYLYGVSILFLLYVFCFLLQESAWCARGSDTPPPPPRPPKPIKEPKEKNKKKDKKDKEQKTPKTKKEYQAILIQDAADVEAGVATRALRKRKTSQNDQSHGSFFLRIGAIAFGLGTMVYNGLEFGTFFEVPPTSPCYQILQGVNPLLQMIFTFMQMYFIFMNSRLNIHRFKVIARFGLMHVVATNLCVWIRTLVLESIKEITKHHQKIGQFEAGILESIKQHSMRNAGAILGTAPRDVAFLREASLTATRASTSAASTVASTTVAPFGRVMRTTARAVARAVTTPTTTTTTGWNPPPTMMASTSAPLPNLTTTAATTLSTLLTTLTPKTTTEERTTTTTTTTTPSTTTTTTTTTTPSTTFSSLVMDMFNVPQADSKEQVHQIFDMNNHTNSSEYWSPNFGIFAEALTDEEIASNSCGRVNIMGTIVQDAEPYLFPFIIEYSLIGAAVIYVMWKHIGRHPRWPHQVEADLERRLEAMLSRRAVALAHAGHTRVDCVGASKGLFFGLLLLVGSLICLILFFVLIHHPDFGLIAIYLADVSHCVLMVLSIIAIIVGFIRVQSLKFKAEEQSDLNDILLRVSGFGLFIYAVFSVIAGSLAAFTHEPNLLVMLTGLLSVAHVILQMLFIADVSRRRVHLPEHDRSKPGRQVVTFLLICNLTMWVIYTFESQKVMANPVQLDFYGFLAWAIVQRVTLPLCIFHRFHSAVTFAEIWKTSYKARLE
- the Otopla gene encoding proton channel otopetrin-like a isoform X7, which encodes MERQLAVSTATPRRHPDSRSDRSVIAEQTTCQQVRVRILYQPLSHTDRSKIHKSEEMQRCPYLHEMTQRFYLQRTPTDAQDMERLDGTPVKEPNLHNDYPAHTNPGVIPDPPEMPPDSLIGTVVKLNSDGYGSHTSPAHARQPLVPQNANNPPLCLTPTHTSPVSGTLPKNAKTSLFIIMSFIYAKLLVVVCIAYVISEVVTHKLPLYYYEGFFTYLYGVSILFLLYVFCFLLQESAWCARGSDTPPPPPRPPKPIKEPKEKNKKKDKKDKEQKTPKTKKEYQDAADVEAGVATRALRKRKTSQNDQSHGSFFLRIGAIAFGLGTMVYNGLEFGTFFEVPPTSPCYQILQGVNPLLQMIFTFMQMYFIFMNSRLNIHRFKVIARFGLMHVVATNLCVWIRTLVLESIKEITKHHQKIGQFEAGILESIKQHSMRNAGAILGTAPRDVAFLREASLTATRASTSAASTVASTTVAPFGRVMRTTARAVARAVTTPTTTTTTGWNPPPTMMASTSAPLPNLTTTAATTLSTLLTTLTPKTTTEERTTTTTTTTTPSTTTTTTTTTTPSTTFSSLVMDMFNVPQADSKEQVHQIFDMNNHTNSSEYWSPNFGIFAEALTDEEIASNSCGRVNIMGTIVQDAEPYLFPFIIEYSLIGAAVIYVMWKHIGRHPRWPHQVEADLERRLEAMLSRRAVALAHAGHTRVDCVGASKGLFFGLLLLVGSLICLILFFVLIHHPDFGLIAIYLADVSHCVLMVLSIIAIIVGFIRVQSLKFKAEEQSDLNDILLRVSGFGLFIYAVFSVIAGSLAAFTHEPNLLVMLTGLLSVAHVILQMLFIADVSRRRVHLPEHDRSKPGRQVVTFLLICNLTMWVIYTFESQKVMANPVQLDFYGFLAWAIVQRVTLPLCIFHRFHSAVTFAEIWKTSYKARLE
- the Otopla gene encoding proton channel otopetrin-like a isoform X4 — encoded protein: MGREREQRGSRGSRLPLEPVSIRSRLRRHSSDQSKIGLTVRDLLQMDDAMSTDRSKIHKSEEMQRCPYLHEMTQRFYLQRTPTDAQDMERLDGTPVKEPNLHNDYPAHTNPGVIPDPPEMPPDSLIGTVVKLNSDGYGSHTSPAHARQPLVPQNANNPPLCLTPTHTSPVSGTLPKNAKTSLFIIMSFIYAKLLVVVCIAYVISEVVTHKLPLYYYEGFFTYLYGVSILFLLYVFCFLLQESAWCARGSDTPPPPPRPPKPIKEPKEKNKKKDKKDKEQKTPKTKKEYQDAADVEAGVATRALRKRKTSQNDQSHGSFFLRIGAIAFGLGTMVYNGLEFGTFFEVPPTSPCYQILQGVNPLLQMIFTFMQMYFIFMNSRLNIHRFKVIARFGLMHVVATNLCVWIRTLVLESIKEITKHHQKIGQFEAGILESIKQHSMRNAGAILGTAPRDVAFLREASLTATRASTSAASTVASTTVAPFGRVMRTTARAVARAVTTPTTTTTTGWNPPPTMMASTSAPLPNLTTTAATTLSTLLTTLTPKTTTEERTTTTTTTTTPSTTTTTTTTTTPSTTFSSLVMDMFNVPQADSKEQVHQIFDMNNHTNSSEYWSPNFGIFAEALTDEEIASNSCGRVNIMGTIVQDAEPYLFPFIIEYSLIGAAVIYVMWKHIGRHPRWPHQVEADLERRLEAMLSRRAVALAHAGHTRVDCVGASKGLFFGLLLLVGSLICLILFFVLIHHPDFGLIAIYLADVSHCVLMVLSIIAIIVGFIRVQSLKFKAEEQSDLNDILLRVSGFGLFIYAVFSVIAGSLAAFTHEPNLLVMLTGLLSVAHVILQMLFIADVSRRRVHLPEHDRSKPGRQVVTFLLICNLTMWVIYTFESQKVMANPVQLDFYGFLAWAIVQRVTLPLCIFHRFHSAVTFAEIWKTSYKARLE
- the Otopla gene encoding proton channel otopetrin-like a isoform X6; translated protein: MGREREQRGSRGSRLPLEPVSIRSRLRRHSSDQSKIGLTVRDLLQMDDAMSTDRSKIHKSEEMQRCPYLHEMTQRFYLQRTPTDAQDMERLDGTPVKEPNLHNDYPAHTNPGVIPDPPEMPPDSLIGTVVKLNSDGYGSHTSPAHARQPLVPQNANNPPLCLTPTHTSPVSGTLPKNAKTSLFIIMSFIYAKLLVVVCIAYVISEVVTHKLPLYYYEGFFTYLYGVSILFLLYVFCFLLQESAWCARGSDTPPPPPRPPKPIKEPKEKNKKKDKKDKEQKTPKTKKEYQAILIQDAADVEAGVATRALRKRKTSQNDQSHGSFFLRIGAIAFGLGTMVYNGLEFGTFFEVPPTSPCYQILQGVNPLLQMIFTFMQMYFIFMNSRLNIHRFKVIARFGLMHVVATNLCVWIRTLVLESIKEITKHHQKIGQFEAGILESIKQHSMRNAGAILGTAPRDVAFLREASLTATRASTSAASTVASTTVAPFGRVMRTTARAVARAVTTPTTTTTTGWNPPPTMMASTSAPLPNLTTTAATTLSTLLTTLTPKTTTEERTTTTTTTTTPSTTTTTTTTTTPSTTFSSLVMDMFNVPQADSKEQVHQIFDMNNHTNSSEYWSPNFGIFAEALTDEEIASNSCGRVNIMGTIVQDAEPYLFPFIIEYSLIGAAVIYVMWKHIGRHPRWPHQVEADLERRLEAMLSRRAVALAHAGASKGLFFGLLLLVGSLICLILFFVLIHHPDFGLIAIYLADVSHCVLMVLSIIAIIVGFIRVQSLKFKAEEQSDLNDILLRVSGFGLFIYAVFSVIAGSLAAFTHEPNLLVMLTGLLSVAHVILQMLFIADVSRRRVHLPEHDRSKPGRQVVTFLLICNLTMWVIYTFESQKVMANPVQLDFYGFLAWAIVQRVTLPLCIFHRFHSAVTFAEIWKTSYKARLE